A window of the Tunturibacter empetritectus genome harbors these coding sequences:
- a CDS encoding efflux RND transporter permease subunit has product MNISAPFIHRPVATTLLTIAIAIAGAIAFNVLPVSPLPQVDFPTISVGASLPGGSAEIMASSVATPLERQFGHIAGVTEMTSASSLGTTSITIQFDLSRNIDGAARDVEAAINAARTYLPANLPGNPTYRKVNPADAPIMILGLTSDKYGPDKLYDEASTVVQQKLSQIQGVGQVNPGGGALPSVRVEVNPTKLASFGMTMANVQSVVSLQNSNLAKGQITNGDVSADIVANDQISHAEDYKPIIIGYNNGSAVRLSDVADVVDSTQNLRAAGYLNGKRAVMLIIFRQPGANIIDTVDRIRAELPSVEASIPKGIDTTIVLDRTTTIRASVSDVERTLLLSIALVIGVVFVFLRNGRATLIPAVAVPVSLIGTFAVMYMFGYSIDNLSLMALTISTGFVVDDAIVVMENITRHLENGMTPFAAALKGAQEIGFTVVSISISLVAVFIPLLLMGGIVGRLFREFAVTLSTAIFVSMLISLTTTPMMCAYLLRNEHAKKHGRIYMASERFFDWVLSLYRRSLHWVLENPVLTLTVLLLTIALNVALVIKIPKGFFPQQDTGSLAGAVRGPQDASFASMNMALQEVANIVKNDPAVQNVIGFTGGGGATNTGNIFVALKPLNLRKITAPDIINRLRPKLNRVTGASAFLQASQDLRIGGRSSNALYQYTIQADNVTDLSTWGPKLLTAMMHLPGFQDVSSDQQNGGLDQLLTYDRVTAAKLGQTAQSLDQGLYSAFGQQQVSIIYTQLNQYYVVLEVAPEYWQTPEGLKNIYFHPSGTSSTTASGNVPLFTMATSMTNTTPLSLNHTGLFPSVTVSFNLAPGMSLSDATLEIAQMQQRLGTPTSVHGFFAGTLLAYQQSLGTEPLLILTALLAVYIVLGVLYESLVHPLTILSTLPSASVGAMLALMLFKTDLNVISIIGIVLLIGIVKKNAIMMIDFALQAEREGGMNTEDAIFEACMLRFRPILMTTMAALFGALPLAFGTGTGSELRRPLGITIVGGLIVSQMLTLYTTPVVYLTLDRLRLRALGRKHDTFNPGGGPAAVAAE; this is encoded by the coding sequence ATGAACATCTCTGCACCATTCATCCATCGGCCTGTGGCGACGACGCTGCTTACGATTGCAATTGCGATTGCGGGGGCGATTGCGTTCAATGTGCTGCCGGTTTCGCCACTGCCGCAGGTGGATTTTCCGACGATCTCGGTGGGTGCGAGTTTGCCGGGCGGGAGCGCCGAGATCATGGCGTCGTCGGTGGCGACCCCGCTGGAACGGCAGTTTGGGCATATTGCAGGGGTGACGGAGATGACCTCTGCGAGCAGCCTCGGCACGACGTCGATCACGATTCAATTTGATTTGAGCCGGAATATTGATGGCGCGGCGCGCGATGTCGAGGCGGCGATCAACGCGGCGAGAACTTATCTTCCGGCGAATCTTCCGGGAAATCCGACGTATCGCAAGGTGAACCCCGCGGATGCGCCGATCATGATTCTGGGGCTGACGTCGGATAAATATGGGCCGGACAAGTTGTACGACGAAGCGTCGACGGTGGTGCAGCAAAAGCTTTCGCAGATCCAGGGAGTGGGGCAGGTCAATCCTGGTGGAGGCGCGCTGCCCTCGGTTCGGGTTGAGGTAAATCCGACGAAGCTTGCGAGCTTTGGGATGACGATGGCGAATGTGCAGTCGGTGGTGAGTCTGCAGAATTCGAACCTGGCGAAGGGTCAGATCACGAACGGAGACGTGTCAGCGGATATCGTTGCGAATGACCAGATCTCGCATGCGGAGGACTATAAACCGATCATTATTGGTTACAATAACGGGTCGGCGGTGCGGTTGTCTGATGTGGCAGATGTGGTCGACTCGACACAGAACCTGCGTGCGGCGGGATATCTGAACGGCAAGCGGGCTGTGATGCTGATTATCTTTCGGCAGCCCGGGGCCAACATTATTGATACGGTGGATCGTATCCGGGCTGAGCTGCCGTCGGTGGAGGCCTCGATTCCGAAGGGGATCGATACGACGATTGTGCTGGATCGCACGACGACGATTCGTGCGTCGGTGAGTGATGTGGAGCGAACGCTGCTGCTCTCTATCGCGCTGGTGATTGGGGTGGTTTTCGTCTTTCTGCGGAATGGGCGAGCGACGCTGATTCCCGCGGTGGCGGTTCCGGTTTCGTTGATTGGGACCTTTGCGGTGATGTACATGTTTGGCTACAGCATCGATAACCTCTCGCTGATGGCACTGACGATCTCGACCGGGTTTGTGGTGGACGATGCGATTGTGGTGATGGAGAACATCACGCGGCATCTCGAGAACGGGATGACTCCGTTTGCCGCTGCGCTAAAGGGAGCGCAGGAGATTGGTTTTACGGTGGTGTCGATCAGCATCTCGCTGGTTGCGGTTTTTATTCCCCTGCTTTTGATGGGCGGGATTGTGGGGAGGCTGTTTCGCGAGTTTGCGGTGACCCTTTCTACAGCGATCTTCGTGTCGATGCTGATCTCGCTGACGACGACGCCGATGATGTGCGCGTATCTGCTGCGGAACGAGCACGCGAAGAAGCATGGCCGGATTTACATGGCGTCGGAGAGGTTTTTCGACTGGGTGCTTTCGCTCTATCGGCGAAGCCTGCATTGGGTGCTGGAAAACCCTGTGCTGACTCTGACTGTACTGCTGTTGACGATCGCTTTGAATGTGGCTCTGGTGATCAAGATTCCGAAGGGATTTTTTCCGCAGCAGGATACGGGGTCGCTGGCAGGGGCGGTTCGGGGGCCGCAGGATGCTTCGTTCGCTTCTATGAATATGGCACTTCAGGAAGTCGCAAATATCGTGAAGAATGATCCGGCCGTTCAAAACGTGATTGGCTTTACGGGTGGCGGCGGGGCTACGAATACAGGAAATATATTCGTGGCGCTGAAGCCGTTGAACCTTCGCAAGATCACGGCGCCGGATATTATCAACCGGCTGCGGCCGAAGCTGAACCGGGTGACGGGCGCCTCGGCGTTTTTGCAGGCTTCACAGGATCTTCGCATTGGCGGACGATCGAGCAACGCGCTCTATCAGTACACGATTCAGGCGGATAACGTTACGGATCTTTCGACGTGGGGTCCCAAGCTGCTGACAGCTATGATGCATCTGCCCGGGTTTCAAGATGTGAGCTCGGATCAGCAGAATGGGGGCCTGGATCAGCTGCTTACGTACGACCGGGTGACGGCGGCGAAGCTGGGCCAGACGGCGCAGTCGCTCGATCAGGGGCTGTACAGTGCGTTCGGGCAGCAGCAGGTTTCGATCATCTATACCCAACTGAATCAGTACTACGTCGTGCTGGAGGTTGCGCCGGAGTACTGGCAGACGCCAGAGGGATTGAAGAATATCTATTTTCATCCTTCCGGCACCAGCAGCACGACGGCCAGCGGGAACGTCCCGCTCTTTACGATGGCGACATCTATGACTAATACGACTCCGCTTTCTTTGAATCACACGGGGCTGTTCCCTTCGGTGACGGTGTCGTTCAATCTGGCTCCCGGGATGTCATTGAGCGATGCGACGCTTGAGATTGCGCAGATGCAGCAGCGGCTGGGGACTCCCACCTCGGTGCATGGATTCTTTGCGGGAACGCTGCTGGCGTATCAGCAGTCGCTGGGGACCGAACCCCTGCTGATTTTGACGGCGTTGCTTGCGGTCTATATTGTGCTGGGAGTTTTGTACGAGAGTCTGGTGCATCCGTTGACGATTCTTTCGACGCTGCCTTCGGCCAGTGTTGGCGCGATGCTGGCGCTGATGCTCTTCAAGACGGATTTGAACGTTATTTCGATCATCGGGATTGTGCTGCTGATCGGCATTGTGAAGAAGAACGCGATTATGATGATCGACTTTGCGCTGCAGGCAGAGCGCGAGGGTGGCATGAATACGGAAGACGCGATCTTTGAGGCGTGCATGCTGCGTTTTCGGCCTATTCTGATGACGACGATGGCTGCGCTCTTTGGGGCGTTGCCGCTGGCATTTGGGACAGGAACGGGGTCGGAGTTGCGACGACCGCTGGGCATAACGATTGTTGGGGGTTTGATCGTGAGCCAGATGCTTACGCTCTACACCACTCCCGTTGTCTATCTCACGCTGGATCGCCTGCGTCTGCGTGCATTGGGTCGTAAGCACGATACTTTCAACCCCGGGGGCGGCCCAGCTGCCGTCGCTGCGGAGTAG
- a CDS encoding efflux RND transporter permease subunit, giving the protein MSPSRPFILRPVATSLLMAAILLVGIVSYTQLPVSALPEVDYPTIQVLTFYPGASPQVMATTVTAPLERQFGELQGLSQMTSSSSGGTSVVVLQFNLSLNIDIAEEEVQSAINASQSFLPANLPAPPIYSKTNPADAPVLTLAITSKTVPLSQVEDLVDTRLAPKISQLSGVGLVSISGGQKPAVRIQANPTALSSYGINLEDLRTAVSQSSVNAAKGNFDGPRQDYQIDANDQLVTSKDYRSVVVAYRNGAPVMLTDVAHILDGVENTTQAAWMNQTPAVILNVQRQPGGNTISVVKSIKKLLPQLEANLPKGIEVTTLTDLTTPIQASVSDVEFELMLTIGLVVLVIFLFLRNLYATIIPSVAVPLSLIGTFAAMYSLGYSLDNLSLMALTISTGFVVDDAIVMVENISRYLEEGDTPMEAALKGAEQIGFTILSLTVSLIAVLIPLLFMGDVVGRLFREFAVTLAVTIVVSAVVSLTLTPMMASRILKHNPEAQQGRFYRASEHVFERMIAFYGRTLKVVLRYQTITLLVALATLMLTIFLYIIIPKGFFPVQDTGVIQGITQAPQTIGSKAMAVKQQEVAKVILADPAVESLSSFIGADGTNITTNSGRMSINLKPLEDRDLNASDVIRRLQSKLKDVQDIQIFMQPVQNITVDDRVSRTQYQYSLEDPDQNELNDWTARFVTRLKELPELEDVATDQQLGGLAVSLMIDRATASRLGVAPTTIDNTLYDAFGQRQINTMYTQLNQYHVILEAEPQFQLDPNKLNHLYIRSGSASGTTGAAATSSSGNGSTSAGSNALTGSALFTASANTLAPPINALTSSTVNSTSSKGATSAGTTSSTFNNAVPFSAFSHFETTTEALSITHQGQFPAITVSFNLAPNAALGGAITEITKVQKDMHMPASLQADFQGTAASFRNSLSGMPLLILAALVTVYIVLGVLYESFIHPVTILSTLPSAGVGAFLSLILFHQDLSVVAIIGLVLLIGIVKKNGIMMVDFALDAERHRGLSSTDAIYEACLLRFRPIMMTTMAALLGGLPLAFGHGIGSELRRPLGIAMVGGLLVSQVLTLYTTPVIYIFFDNLSHRFSSKSKKAEQGGGELEPAEQP; this is encoded by the coding sequence TTGAGTCCATCCCGTCCGTTTATTTTGCGACCGGTCGCAACGTCGTTGTTGATGGCTGCGATTCTGCTAGTCGGTATTGTGAGTTACACGCAGTTGCCGGTGTCGGCGCTGCCTGAGGTCGACTATCCGACGATCCAGGTGCTGACGTTTTATCCGGGCGCGAGTCCGCAGGTGATGGCGACGACGGTGACGGCTCCGCTGGAGCGCCAGTTCGGCGAGTTGCAGGGGTTGAGTCAGATGACCTCCAGCAGTTCGGGTGGAACCTCGGTGGTGGTGCTGCAGTTCAATTTGAGTTTGAACATCGATATTGCGGAAGAAGAGGTGCAGTCGGCGATCAATGCTTCGCAGAGCTTTCTGCCTGCGAACCTTCCTGCGCCGCCGATCTACAGCAAGACGAATCCTGCCGATGCGCCGGTGCTGACGCTGGCGATTACTTCGAAGACGGTGCCGCTCTCCCAGGTGGAGGATCTGGTGGATACGCGGCTGGCACCGAAGATCTCGCAGCTGAGCGGGGTTGGGTTGGTGAGCATCAGCGGCGGACAGAAGCCTGCGGTGCGGATTCAGGCGAATCCGACGGCGCTCTCGTCGTACGGCATCAACCTTGAGGATCTGCGTACGGCGGTCAGCCAGAGCAGCGTGAATGCTGCGAAGGGAAACTTCGACGGGCCGCGGCAGGACTACCAGATCGACGCGAACGATCAGCTTGTGACCAGCAAGGACTACAGGAGTGTGGTGGTTGCGTATCGCAATGGCGCGCCAGTGATGTTGACCGATGTAGCGCACATTCTTGACGGCGTTGAGAACACGACGCAGGCTGCGTGGATGAACCAGACGCCTGCGGTGATTTTGAATGTGCAGCGCCAGCCGGGTGGAAACACGATCAGCGTGGTCAAGAGCATCAAGAAGTTGCTGCCGCAGCTCGAGGCCAATCTGCCGAAGGGCATCGAGGTGACGACGCTGACTGACCTTACGACCCCGATTCAGGCGTCGGTGAGCGATGTTGAGTTTGAACTAATGCTGACCATCGGGCTGGTAGTGCTGGTCATCTTCCTGTTCCTGCGAAATCTGTATGCAACGATCATTCCAAGTGTGGCGGTGCCGCTGTCACTGATTGGAACCTTTGCGGCGATGTACTCGCTTGGCTACAGCCTGGATAACCTGTCGTTGATGGCGCTGACGATCTCGACGGGGTTCGTCGTCGATGACGCGATTGTGATGGTGGAGAATATCTCGCGGTATCTGGAAGAGGGCGATACGCCGATGGAGGCGGCGCTGAAGGGCGCGGAGCAGATCGGGTTTACGATTCTTTCGCTGACGGTCTCTTTGATTGCGGTGTTGATTCCGCTGTTGTTCATGGGAGATGTTGTGGGCCGTCTGTTCCGTGAGTTCGCGGTGACGCTGGCGGTGACGATCGTTGTGTCTGCGGTGGTTTCGCTGACGCTGACGCCGATGATGGCTTCGCGGATTTTAAAACACAATCCTGAAGCGCAGCAGGGACGTTTCTATCGAGCCTCGGAGCACGTCTTTGAACGGATGATTGCGTTCTACGGACGGACGTTGAAGGTTGTACTCCGCTACCAGACGATTACGCTGCTGGTTGCTCTTGCGACGTTGATGCTGACGATCTTTCTGTACATCATTATTCCCAAGGGATTTTTTCCTGTGCAGGATACGGGCGTGATCCAGGGAATCACGCAGGCTCCCCAGACGATTGGGTCGAAGGCGATGGCGGTCAAGCAGCAGGAGGTGGCGAAGGTGATCCTGGCGGATCCTGCTGTCGAGAGCCTGTCCTCGTTTATTGGCGCGGATGGAACAAATATCACGACGAACAGTGGAAGGATGTCGATCAACCTGAAGCCGCTCGAAGATCGCGATTTGAATGCCTCCGATGTGATTCGACGGCTTCAGTCGAAGCTGAAGGATGTGCAGGACATTCAGATCTTTATGCAGCCGGTGCAGAACATTACGGTGGATGACCGGGTGAGCCGCACGCAGTACCAGTACTCGCTGGAGGATCCGGATCAGAACGAGCTGAACGACTGGACGGCTCGATTTGTAACTCGGTTGAAGGAGTTGCCAGAACTGGAGGATGTTGCGACGGACCAGCAGTTGGGCGGGCTGGCGGTGTCGCTGATGATTGACCGGGCGACGGCCTCGCGGCTTGGTGTGGCGCCGACGACGATCGATAACACGCTTTACGATGCGTTTGGCCAGCGGCAGATCAACACGATGTATACGCAGTTGAATCAGTATCACGTGATTCTGGAGGCCGAGCCGCAGTTTCAGCTCGATCCGAATAAGCTGAACCATCTCTATATCCGGTCGGGTTCGGCGTCAGGGACCACGGGTGCAGCGGCAACTTCGTCTTCGGGCAATGGCTCGACCTCGGCGGGGTCGAACGCACTGACGGGCTCGGCACTGTTTACGGCTTCTGCGAATACGCTGGCTCCTCCGATCAATGCACTCACTTCGAGCACTGTGAATTCGACCTCGAGCAAGGGCGCGACTTCGGCTGGTACTACGAGTTCGACGTTCAATAATGCAGTGCCGTTCAGCGCGTTTTCGCACTTTGAGACGACGACGGAGGCGCTCTCGATTACTCACCAGGGACAGTTTCCGGCGATTACGGTCTCGTTTAATCTTGCGCCGAATGCTGCGCTGGGAGGCGCGATCACCGAGATTACAAAAGTGCAGAAGGACATGCACATGCCAGCAAGTCTGCAGGCGGATTTTCAGGGGACTGCGGCTTCATTTCGGAACTCGCTCTCGGGAATGCCGCTGCTGATTCTGGCTGCGCTGGTGACGGTATACATCGTTCTGGGTGTTCTTTACGAAAGCTTCATTCATCCAGTTACGATTCTTTCAACGCTGCCTTCGGCGGGTGTTGGCGCGTTTCTTTCTCTGATCCTCTTTCACCAGGATCTGAGCGTGGTGGCGATTATCGGGTTGGTTCTGCTAATCGGCATCGTTAAGAAAAACGGAATCATGATGGTCGACTTTGCGCTTGATGCGGAGCGCCACCGCGGGCTTAGTTCGACCGATGCTATCTATGAGGCGTGCCTGCTGCGCTTTCGTCCGATCATGATGACGACGATGGCTGCGCTGCTGGGCGGTCTCCCGTTGGCGTTTGGGCATGGTATCGGTTCGGAGTTGCGCAGGCCGCTTGGAATTGCCATGGTGGGCGGCCTGCTGGTAAGCCAGGTGCTCACGCTTTATACGACTCCGGTGATCTACATCTTCTTTGACAATCTTTCGCATCGGTTCTCGAGCAAGTCGAAGAAGGCGGAGCAGGGCGGAGGCGAGTTAGAGCCGGCGGAGCAGCCATGA
- a CDS encoding efflux RND transporter periplasmic adaptor subunit has product MPAESHEQHPIVGPDHQLPAPPPTSSRSKLLRVIVWVVLLLIFAIGFFLVLRHHEDSSTSAAPKRGAGGGAVALTTATAQKGNIGVYIDAIGTVTPVYTASITSQVTGPVVAVRFKEGQVVRKGDPLIEIDPRPFEATLMQAQGVLERDQATLAQATMDLNRYRDAWSRNAIPKQTLDDQEKIVLQDAGTVKNDEGTVKFDQIQVGYCHIRAPISGRVGLRLVDPGNVVQASGTTTLAVITQIQPITVIFTVPEDNLGQIQPRLRQQAKLPVEAFDRAALRQIATGTLLTLDNQIDTTTGTVKARATFENKDSALFPNEFVNARLLVNTLQGATLIPTSAIQHNGTASFVYVLQNNTAHMRSVKPGVVEGETAQVTGINPGDVVANSSFDKLQDNSKVSVSNKPIPAAATAGSSAP; this is encoded by the coding sequence TTGCCAGCCGAATCGCATGAACAGCACCCCATCGTTGGGCCGGATCATCAACTTCCGGCTCCTCCTCCGACCTCGTCTCGAAGTAAGCTGCTTCGGGTTATTGTATGGGTCGTATTGCTGCTGATCTTTGCTATTGGTTTCTTTCTGGTGTTGCGGCATCACGAAGATTCGAGCACGAGCGCTGCTCCGAAGCGGGGGGCCGGGGGTGGGGCGGTGGCGCTAACGACCGCAACCGCACAGAAGGGCAACATCGGCGTGTACATCGATGCGATTGGGACGGTGACTCCGGTTTATACGGCTTCGATTACAAGCCAGGTAACGGGGCCGGTTGTCGCGGTGCGCTTCAAGGAGGGCCAGGTTGTGCGGAAGGGCGATCCGTTGATTGAGATCGATCCGCGGCCGTTTGAGGCGACGCTGATGCAGGCGCAGGGTGTACTGGAGCGCGATCAGGCTACGCTGGCGCAGGCGACGATGGATCTTAATCGATATCGCGATGCGTGGTCGAGGAATGCGATTCCGAAGCAGACGCTGGATGACCAGGAGAAGATTGTGCTGCAGGATGCGGGCACGGTGAAGAACGATGAAGGGACGGTGAAGTTCGACCAGATTCAGGTTGGGTACTGTCATATTCGGGCGCCGATCTCGGGAAGGGTCGGGCTGCGGCTGGTCGATCCGGGAAATGTGGTGCAGGCCTCGGGAACGACCACGCTTGCGGTGATTACGCAGATACAGCCGATCACGGTGATCTTTACGGTGCCGGAGGACAACCTGGGGCAGATTCAGCCGCGGCTTCGTCAGCAGGCGAAGCTGCCTGTCGAGGCATTTGATCGCGCGGCGTTGAGGCAGATTGCAACGGGGACGTTGTTGACGCTGGATAACCAGATCGATACGACGACAGGGACGGTGAAGGCTAGGGCGACGTTTGAAAATAAGGATTCGGCGCTGTTTCCGAATGAGTTTGTGAATGCGCGGCTGCTGGTGAATACGCTGCAGGGAGCGACGCTGATTCCGACATCCGCGATTCAGCATAACGGCACGGCGTCGTTTGTTTATGTTTTGCAGAATAATACGGCGCACATGCGCTCGGTAAAGCCGGGGGTGGTCGAGGGCGAGACCGCGCAGGTGACCGGGATCAATCCCGGGGACGTGGTTGCCAACAGCAGCTTTGACAAGTTGCAGGACAATTCGAAGGTCAGCGTGTCGAATAAGCCGATTCCTGCGGCAGCGACGGCTGGGAGTAGCGCTCCTTGA
- the rpmB gene encoding 50S ribosomal protein L28: MAQKCDLCGKGPQFGNNISHAHNTTRRRWNVNLQPVKAQVNGASKRMRVCTSCIKTGKVVKG; the protein is encoded by the coding sequence ATGGCACAAAAATGTGATCTTTGCGGCAAAGGCCCGCAGTTTGGCAACAACATCTCTCACGCCCACAACACCACCCGTCGTCGTTGGAACGTGAACCTCCAGCCCGTCAAAGCCCAGGTCAACGGTGCCAGCAAGCGCATGCGCGTCTGCACCAGCTGCATCAAGACCGGCAAAGTCGTAAAAGGCTAA
- the msrB gene encoding peptide-methionine (R)-S-oxide reductase MsrB yields MAEVTKGEKVHKTEAEWRELLTPEQFHVMREGGTERPFTGVLVNNHEDGVYHCGACNAPLFTSDKKFESGSGWPSFWNPVSTDAIVSIEDNSLGMRRVEVQCATCGAHLGHVFPDGPKPTGMRYCINSASLGFEKQ; encoded by the coding sequence ATGGCCGAAGTGACAAAGGGTGAGAAGGTTCATAAGACGGAGGCGGAGTGGCGGGAGCTGCTGACTCCGGAGCAGTTTCATGTGATGCGTGAGGGCGGGACGGAGCGTCCGTTTACCGGGGTGTTGGTGAATAACCATGAGGACGGGGTGTATCACTGCGGGGCTTGCAATGCGCCGCTGTTTACCTCGGATAAGAAGTTCGAGTCGGGGAGCGGATGGCCGAGCTTCTGGAACCCGGTTTCGACGGACGCGATTGTTTCGATCGAGGACAATTCGCTTGGGATGAGGCGGGTGGAGGTGCAGTGTGCGACCTGTGGGGCTCACCTGGGGCATGTATTCCCGGATGGTCCGAAGCCTACGGGGATGCGGTACTGCATCAATAGTGCTTCGCTGGGATTCGAGAAACAGTGA
- a CDS encoding RidA family protein, with product MSELLSDQGKTAVSTKEAPGAIGPYSQAVRVGDMLFASGQVGLDPATGQMVAGGIVEQTVRALENVKAVLAQAGLDLSHVVKTTVFLKSMGDFAAMNEVYARYLAPEGVVPPARSTVAVAGLPKDALVEIEVIVKGAA from the coding sequence ATGAGTGAACTTTTGAGCGATCAGGGGAAGACGGCGGTTTCGACGAAAGAGGCGCCGGGGGCGATTGGCCCATACTCGCAGGCGGTTCGGGTGGGCGATATGTTGTTTGCGTCGGGGCAGGTTGGGCTGGATCCGGCTACGGGGCAGATGGTTGCCGGGGGGATTGTGGAACAGACGGTGCGGGCGCTGGAGAATGTGAAGGCGGTGCTGGCGCAGGCTGGGCTTGATCTGAGCCATGTGGTGAAGACGACTGTGTTTTTGAAGTCGATGGGGGACTTTGCGGCGATGAACGAGGTCTATGCGAGGTACCTGGCGCCAGAGGGCGTGGTTCCGCCGGCGCGGTCGACGGTGGCGGTGGCCGGTCTGCCGAAGGATGCGCTGGTGGAGATTGAAGTGATCGTGAAGGGTGCCGCCTGA
- a CDS encoding cobalamin-independent methionine synthase II family protein: MAIPTEPIGSIPRPPALLEASVAFHNQQISNKALEEATAEALRDTIQRFEQTGSPILTDGEQTKPSFATYPLSGLTNLAPDGVTIPFADGHVRQLPRLTAGPFRYGVHAASYLNAARRYTRLPIKQAVISASALSLLYPSAGIPGYPREEFLADLIDEAAADIRGALQAGAASVQIDFTEARLSLKLDPSAGLLRSFIALNNQVLERFTPDERLRIGVHVCPGGDHDSTHSAEVDYSKLLPDLFQLNVGCFYLQMASEPDRKRILQLVRQLLQPNHTIFIGVIDPIDPEIETPAQVRDRVLEAASFLPAAQLGTTDDCGFAPFADDTSTARDLAFSKIRARVEGTELAARELGLS; this comes from the coding sequence ATGGCGATCCCGACTGAACCCATCGGCAGCATCCCCCGTCCACCTGCATTGCTCGAAGCCTCCGTCGCCTTCCACAACCAGCAAATCAGCAATAAGGCGCTTGAAGAAGCCACCGCCGAGGCACTCCGCGACACCATCCAGCGATTCGAGCAAACCGGATCCCCCATCCTCACCGACGGCGAACAGACCAAGCCCAGCTTCGCAACCTATCCCCTCTCCGGGCTCACCAATCTCGCCCCGGACGGAGTCACGATCCCCTTCGCCGACGGCCACGTCCGTCAGCTACCTCGCCTCACCGCAGGTCCCTTCCGCTACGGCGTTCACGCTGCCAGCTACCTCAACGCAGCTCGTCGCTACACCCGGCTCCCAATAAAACAGGCCGTCATCTCCGCCTCTGCCCTGAGTCTGCTCTACCCCTCGGCGGGCATACCGGGCTATCCTCGCGAAGAGTTTCTGGCCGACCTCATCGACGAAGCTGCCGCCGACATCCGTGGCGCCCTCCAGGCCGGAGCAGCCTCTGTCCAGATCGACTTCACCGAAGCCAGGCTCTCCCTCAAACTCGATCCCTCAGCCGGCTTACTGCGCAGCTTCATAGCCCTCAACAATCAGGTCCTCGAACGCTTCACCCCCGACGAGCGCCTTCGCATCGGAGTTCACGTCTGTCCCGGAGGCGATCACGACTCCACCCACAGTGCTGAGGTGGACTACTCGAAGTTGCTACCTGACCTCTTCCAGTTGAACGTCGGGTGCTTCTATCTCCAGATGGCCAGCGAACCCGACAGGAAACGAATCCTCCAACTGGTACGCCAGCTCCTTCAACCGAATCACACCATCTTCATCGGCGTCATCGACCCTATTGACCCAGAAATCGAAACCCCGGCGCAAGTGCGTGATCGCGTCCTCGAAGCGGCTTCCTTCCTCCCGGCAGCACAGCTCGGAACCACCGATGACTGCGGCTTCGCTCCCTTCGCCGATGACACCTCCACCGCTCGTGACCTTGCCTTCAGCAAAATTCGGGCCAGAGTCGAGGGCACCGAACTTGCCGCGCGGGAACTTGGCCTCTCCTAG
- a CDS encoding glycosyltransferase family 39 protein, translating into MDRLAPPAHHRTSLWALRLLPALAGAATILLAGLLARELGGRRWAMFLASLAALMAPVSLALSHLFTMNAFDPLLWAAIAYLVVRIAKTGNEPLWLAVGALAGATILNKYAVIFWLSGLIIGVCLTPLRQSLRHRWFWFGCALAAAIALPNFLWQWQHHFPFLQLMPMSERVAATFFSPRCLFSRPRHRCLALSPRCSYPLRFCSSSPGRAARIAPSDGPTSYFSPK; encoded by the coding sequence ATGGATCGCCTGGCTCCTCCAGCACACCATCGGACCTCGCTTTGGGCTCTGCGTCTCCTGCCAGCCCTTGCCGGTGCTGCCACCATCCTTCTTGCCGGCCTCCTCGCACGCGAACTAGGTGGCCGCCGCTGGGCGATGTTCCTCGCCTCACTTGCAGCGTTGATGGCCCCCGTCTCCCTCGCCCTGTCCCACCTGTTCACCATGAACGCCTTCGATCCCCTGCTCTGGGCCGCGATCGCATATCTCGTCGTGCGTATCGCGAAGACCGGCAACGAGCCCCTCTGGCTTGCCGTCGGCGCACTTGCAGGTGCCACGATCCTCAACAAGTACGCCGTCATCTTCTGGCTCTCGGGGCTGATTATCGGCGTCTGCCTGACGCCTCTTCGTCAAAGTCTGCGTCATCGCTGGTTTTGGTTCGGCTGCGCCCTGGCAGCGGCCATCGCTCTCCCCAACTTCCTCTGGCAGTGGCAGCACCACTTCCCATTTCTCCAGCTCATGCCAATGTCCGAAAGAGTGGCCGCGACATTCTTCTCTCCCCGCTGCCTTTTCTCCAGGCCCAGGCACAGATGCTTGGCTTTGTCGCCGCGCTGCTCGTACCCTTTGCGCTTCTGTTCTTCTTCTCCAGGCAGGGCCGCCCGTATCGCGCCCTCGGATGGGCCTACCTCGTATTTCTCGCCGAAATGA